GCAATCTGAAATGGTCAGCGACCTGTCCACGGGCTGGAAGCAGCGCCTGGCACTCGGTACGGCTATTGTCCACAAGCCGCGCTTGTTGTTTTTAGATGAGCCCACCTCCGGGGTTGACCCAACCGCCCGGCGTGCATTTTGGGATCTAATTTACACAGTTGTGGCTGAGGGAGTGACGGCCCTGGTGACCACCCACTACATGGATGAAGCCGAATATTGCGGTAGGGTGGGAATCATGCGGGACGGCCAGCTATTGGCAATGGACAGCCCTTCTGCCCTCAAGCGTAGTGCCTTACCAGGGATAGCCTGGGATGTGTTTGCCACACCGCTTCTACCTGCCTTGGATGCTCTCGAGCACTGTCCATGTGTGCTGCGCGCTGGCCTCACTGCTGATCACCTGCGAGCTATCACGGCTCACGATATAGATGCTACTATTTTGCAGCGTACCCTGTCTGAGGCGGGCATTCAGGTAGAGCGCCTTGAGCCGGTGGAACCCACGCTGGAGGACGTCTTCCTGGCCTTGGCGGATATTAAAGTCGACGGTCCCGCTGCCCCGAGCTAAATTTCCTGTGGCATTTCGCCCATAATTGAATAATATTAAATCGATACTTGAATATATTCAATTTTTATATTGAATATATTAATATAATTGTTGACAATATTCAATTATTGTGTATAATATTGAATAGAAACAGACAGCGTATACTCGCCAAAGGAGGCTGTTATGTTTGAGATGATGATAGCTGAAAAATTGGTCATGGAAATAAAAAGTTCTCGCACCATTGTTGAATCGGAGCATTTGTTGGGCAAGCCGATGCGAATCAAGGCATCTCTAACCGATCGCTTTCTTTCCAACCTCGGTCGGGTAATGGTTGATCTTGGATTCAGGCTGATCGATCGCTCCTGTGCCACGAAGGCGGCCGAGCCAGCGCCTGCTCCGAACTTCCTGATCATGCTGTAGGCTGGGAGAGAGAA
The genomic region above belongs to Anaerolineales bacterium and contains:
- a CDS encoding ABC transporter ATP-binding protein, producing the protein MAHNLTKRFDGFTAVDHISFSIKAGEVVGYLGPNGSGKTTTMRMLLGLLLPSEGDASVLGYDIVRQSEQVRANVGYMSQKFALYHDLTVGENLAFYAGVYGVNQPTRLAEVLDLIGLKAQQSEMVSDLSTGWKQRLALGTAIVHKPRLLFLDEPTSGVDPTARRAFWDLIYTVVAEGVTALVTTHYMDEAEYCGRVGIMRDGQLLAMDSPSALKRSALPGIAWDVFATPLLPALDALEHCPCVLRAGLTADHLRAITAHDIDATILQRTLSEAGIQVERLEPVEPTLEDVFLALADIKVDGPAAPS